In one Rhodococcus sp. B50 genomic region, the following are encoded:
- a CDS encoding apiosidase-like domain-containing protein, translating to MRRAVLVMVLLLVAACSDAGDQQQPTNVPAVDAECDAADHRFVSSVSADGRHFEDQYGDPVLVRGDSPWSGMADWSPEQAELYFADRETNGFDASIMSAIVVPVNGGPSYEGATFDGIEPFVDGDITRWNEAYWSRVDDYLRIACRHGNTVFLYPMDGWNLAHVFASTTPEEAFEYGRRFAQRYSQFPNIVWMTGGDYSPEADDLAAGAESDLVLRAMLDGIRDAGSDAPFTIQLGWDKLLSTDHPFWEPIVDWNFVYTYAPTYQAVLQAYERADGTRDPRPALFSEGNYEGENNQEDTAPTTDETLRRQVLWALTSGSPGEFRGSDDWEFLPGWEARLDTPAVAQLRAIRELWQSWPWWELVPDVDEPLVVAGRGTRRTSDEMVDVLDDDYVTAARTPDGALAVVYVPTQRTIRLDPALVPEAATLEWVDPADATGPRRPATPDENGEVSTPGPNAGGDEDWLLVITDRQA from the coding sequence ATGAGACGAGCGGTCCTCGTGATGGTGTTACTTCTGGTCGCGGCCTGTTCTGATGCCGGAGACCAGCAACAACCGACGAACGTTCCTGCAGTGGATGCGGAATGCGACGCCGCCGACCACCGCTTCGTCTCGTCCGTCAGCGCCGACGGTCGTCACTTCGAGGACCAGTACGGCGATCCCGTCCTCGTTCGCGGTGATTCGCCGTGGTCGGGTATGGCCGACTGGTCGCCCGAGCAGGCCGAGCTGTACTTCGCCGACCGCGAGACCAACGGGTTCGACGCGTCGATCATGTCGGCCATCGTCGTCCCCGTGAACGGCGGACCGAGCTACGAAGGTGCCACTTTCGACGGCATCGAACCGTTCGTCGACGGCGATATCACCCGATGGAACGAGGCGTACTGGTCGCGCGTCGACGACTACCTCCGGATCGCGTGCCGCCACGGGAACACGGTCTTCCTCTACCCGATGGACGGATGGAATCTCGCCCACGTGTTCGCCTCGACCACCCCGGAGGAGGCGTTCGAATACGGCCGGAGGTTCGCCCAGCGGTACTCGCAGTTCCCCAACATCGTCTGGATGACCGGCGGGGACTACTCGCCGGAGGCCGACGATCTCGCGGCCGGTGCCGAATCGGACCTTGTGCTGCGCGCGATGCTCGACGGGATCCGCGACGCGGGTTCCGACGCGCCGTTCACGATCCAGCTGGGTTGGGACAAGCTGCTGTCCACGGATCATCCGTTCTGGGAACCGATCGTGGACTGGAACTTCGTCTACACCTACGCGCCGACCTATCAAGCGGTCCTGCAGGCCTACGAGCGTGCCGACGGAACCCGCGACCCGCGACCCGCACTGTTCTCGGAGGGCAACTACGAAGGCGAGAACAACCAGGAGGACACGGCGCCGACCACCGACGAGACCCTGCGGCGTCAGGTGCTGTGGGCGTTGACCTCCGGCTCACCCGGGGAGTTCCGGGGTTCCGACGACTGGGAGTTCCTGCCGGGATGGGAGGCCCGCTTGGACACGCCCGCCGTCGCGCAACTGCGAGCGATACGCGAACTGTGGCAGTCGTGGCCGTGGTGGGAGCTCGTCCCCGACGTCGACGAACCCCTGGTCGTCGCAGGTCGCGGCACTCGCCGAACGAGTGACGAGATGGTCGACGTCCTGGACGACGACTATGTCACCGCGGCCCGGACACCCGACGGTGCACTCGCCGTCGTCTACGTTCCGACGCAGCGCACGATCCGGCTCGATCCTGCCCTGGTGCCGGAGGCGGCGACCCTCGAGTGGGTCGATCCCGCCGACGCGACCGGCCCTCGGCGGCCGGCGACTCCCGACGAGAACGGCGAGGTCTCGACGCCGGGACCCAACGCGGGTGGGGACGAGGATTGGCTCCTCGTGATCACCGACCGACAAGCGTGA
- a CDS encoding MFS transporter yields MQSLVIAGTALIATTYGLARFGYGLFLPQFTDSFGMGSTVAGAIQAGSFLSYCVAAVIASRSSGRPRLVVACAGATAAIGALGVAASTHTVVFALSVVVAGAGSGFATPGLVTLVERNIAPGRQESAQTIVNSGTGVGLVAAGALVFATAGQWRVGWVIIAVLTAGVALAVLRTDRQPAGRGDPAHTTPVRLGELSPLVRPLVAAVLAGASSAAIWTFGRSVMSDGTGGETYSVLAWMVLGAFGVLGATAGRIVQTWNLPVAWTLTTTAMSAATVLLGLLPGSPIPAYVSVALFGASYIAMSGVLIVWAVRSVSERAAEGTVALFIALAAGQAAGSVVFGALLGSTSTAATFVAAGVVGLLAVVPAVSLRRSRALTLVGR; encoded by the coding sequence ATGCAGTCACTGGTCATCGCTGGCACGGCACTGATCGCGACCACCTACGGGCTGGCGCGCTTCGGGTACGGACTCTTCCTGCCCCAGTTCACCGACTCGTTCGGGATGGGCTCGACGGTGGCCGGCGCCATCCAGGCAGGCAGCTTCCTCTCGTACTGTGTCGCTGCGGTCATCGCGTCGAGGAGCAGCGGACGCCCGCGTCTCGTCGTGGCCTGCGCCGGAGCAACGGCGGCCATCGGTGCGCTGGGCGTGGCCGCGTCGACGCACACGGTCGTCTTCGCGCTGAGTGTGGTGGTCGCCGGAGCCGGGTCCGGATTCGCCACTCCCGGTCTCGTGACGCTCGTCGAACGCAATATCGCTCCCGGCCGGCAGGAGAGCGCGCAGACGATCGTCAATTCGGGAACCGGGGTGGGCCTCGTCGCCGCCGGGGCACTGGTCTTCGCCACCGCAGGTCAGTGGCGTGTGGGATGGGTCATCATCGCGGTCCTCACCGCCGGGGTCGCTCTCGCCGTCCTCCGCACCGACCGGCAACCGGCCGGCCGAGGGGATCCCGCACACACCACGCCCGTGCGGCTCGGTGAACTGTCCCCGTTGGTCCGCCCTCTCGTCGCAGCGGTACTGGCCGGGGCCTCGAGCGCGGCGATATGGACATTCGGCCGGTCCGTCATGAGCGACGGGACCGGCGGAGAGACCTACTCGGTTCTCGCGTGGATGGTCCTGGGCGCCTTCGGGGTGCTGGGGGCGACCGCGGGCCGGATCGTGCAGACCTGGAACCTGCCGGTCGCATGGACGCTCACGACCACCGCCATGTCCGCGGCCACCGTTCTGCTGGGCCTGCTTCCCGGCTCACCGATCCCCGCCTACGTCTCCGTCGCCCTGTTCGGCGCGAGCTACATCGCCATGAGCGGGGTGCTCATCGTGTGGGCCGTACGCTCGGTGTCCGAGCGTGCAGCCGAAGGCACCGTCGCGTTGTTCATCGCCCTCGCCGCCGGCCAGGCGGCCGGATCGGTCGTCTTCGGAGCCCTGCTGGGTTCGACGTCCACCGCGGCGACCTTCGTCGCGGCGGGTGTGGTCGGACTCCTCGCGGTGGTGCCGGCGGTGTCGCTCCGCCGTTCCCGCGCTCTCACGCTTGTCGGTCGGTGA
- a CDS encoding TetR/AcrR family transcriptional regulator, with the protein MTTARRPARARLLRAAEEMLFDRGIRATPVDDLLRRAEASAASLYTHFGSKEALVAEALRVRSAEWRTVWDRHVVDADDDMGRLLAIFDALASFRDSAESPARWCAFLATATEFPEPTDEIGEVLAADSDLLAERLLHLSKPVAGPKAQDLADDVLTAYNGTLAAFLRGRPSSPIEVGRRVARSAALSYR; encoded by the coding sequence ATGACCACGGCTCGTCGACCCGCTCGCGCCCGTCTGCTCCGGGCCGCCGAGGAGATGCTCTTCGATCGGGGGATCCGGGCAACGCCTGTCGACGACCTGCTGCGCCGGGCCGAAGCGTCCGCGGCGTCCCTGTACACGCATTTCGGGAGCAAGGAAGCGCTGGTCGCCGAAGCGCTGAGGGTCCGGTCGGCCGAGTGGCGCACGGTGTGGGACCGGCACGTGGTCGACGCGGACGACGACATGGGACGCCTACTGGCGATCTTCGACGCCCTCGCGTCGTTCCGTGACAGCGCGGAATCGCCCGCCCGCTGGTGCGCCTTCCTCGCGACCGCGACGGAGTTCCCCGAACCGACGGACGAGATCGGTGAGGTGCTCGCAGCGGACAGCGACCTGCTCGCCGAGCGGCTCCTGCACCTCTCGAAGCCGGTGGCGGGACCGAAAGCGCAGGATCTCGCCGACGACGTACTCACCGCCTACAACGGAACGTTGGCGGCTTTCCTGCGCGGTCGACCGTCGTCGCCGATCGAGGTGGGGCGCAGGGTGGCGCGCTCGGCCGCCCTGTCCTACCGGTGA
- a CDS encoding ferredoxin--NADP reductase, producing the protein MARPPLFQRATVTRIVKETDDARTYVLDPLDGPFTYKSGQFCTFKVKVDGTDLYRSYSMSSAPETDTEMMTTVKRVAGGAVSNWLHDNIAEGDEVEITRPAGTFLLREAAGPVLGFAGGSGITPILSLAKSALATTDRPVRLLIADRDRASAIFASLTDELVARHAGRLEVVRHFDDESGLLTPDAVQAFVGSDGGADSYLCGPEAFMDMVEAALPGPGNIYSERFGSAAEPIKPEDAQDDTAPATSGEVKGTVSIRLGNQRASVPRHAGETLLESARRAGLAPPFSCEAGNCATCIAQITHGSATMRVNDALSEEEIADGYILTCQGVPDSEDIKVKYV; encoded by the coding sequence ATGGCGAGACCACCTTTGTTTCAGCGCGCGACCGTGACCCGGATCGTGAAGGAGACCGACGACGCCCGCACCTACGTGCTCGATCCCCTCGACGGGCCCTTCACCTACAAGTCAGGGCAGTTCTGCACCTTCAAGGTGAAGGTCGACGGCACCGACCTGTACCGCTCGTACTCGATGTCGAGCGCCCCCGAGACCGACACCGAGATGATGACCACCGTCAAGCGGGTGGCCGGAGGTGCCGTCTCGAACTGGCTGCACGACAACATCGCGGAAGGCGACGAGGTCGAGATCACCCGACCGGCAGGAACTTTCCTGCTCCGCGAGGCAGCGGGTCCGGTACTCGGTTTCGCCGGCGGAAGCGGTATCACGCCGATCCTGTCGCTCGCCAAGAGTGCACTCGCGACGACCGACCGGCCGGTGCGACTGCTGATCGCCGACCGTGACCGCGCGTCCGCGATCTTCGCGAGCCTCACCGACGAACTCGTCGCCCGGCACGCGGGTCGCCTCGAGGTGGTGCGGCACTTCGACGACGAGAGCGGACTGCTCACCCCCGACGCCGTGCAGGCCTTCGTGGGATCCGATGGTGGCGCCGACAGCTACCTGTGCGGGCCGGAAGCATTCATGGACATGGTCGAGGCCGCGCTCCCCGGCCCCGGCAACATCTACAGCGAACGTTTCGGCAGCGCAGCCGAACCGATCAAGCCCGAGGACGCCCAGGACGACACTGCCCCCGCGACGAGCGGTGAGGTGAAGGGCACCGTGTCGATCCGCCTCGGCAACCAGCGCGCGTCGGTCCCCCGGCACGCCGGCGAGACACTGCTCGAGAGTGCCCGTCGCGCGGGACTGGCGCCGCCGTTCTCGTGCGAGGCCGGCAACTGCGCGACCTGCATCGCCCAGATCACCCACGGCAGCGCGACGATGCGCGTCAACGACGCGCTGTCCGAAGAAGAGATCGCCGACGGCTACATCCTCACCTGCCAGGGCGTGCCCGACAGCGAGGACATCAAGGTCAAGTACGTCTGA